The Primulina tabacum isolate GXHZ01 chromosome 7, ASM2559414v2, whole genome shotgun sequence genome includes a window with the following:
- the LOC142552272 gene encoding uncharacterized protein LOC142552272 isoform X1, which translates to MAAQYHDQENHEHQNHNQEQPVSDHQRYEKLLSSYLGLTFAIFLGSLPKNSISLLSTLQENNKALTFELRRAEEQLRQLLSRRKEDSKANARVVEIFASHRHAWQQEEKRLLQQIDEGSEEIAFLKGKIEEFESVRAELEGNVQDLKREVGERDEMLDFVSRSNFEVEGSSGDCYSDMEVRYGKDGVSEGVELGVEECFLGAGLDETGTVYGQSTRGFTSDFLNSATSKIWSEKASPWQNMQYESLESQYNMKHFVARRDSPWKVDADSTGVSSKLKLLEQELLNLERIGKTDLSKVPSQMRKQAKRYQTLAGKIDDLCTKMQASDPCEPTISSDFRTQRQTEFLLEAFRLQQRASETNQKLMALQTEAGKSYHGEDFEGQAKLTTMRAMGSIRNNFKEIQRNLEIWLARIIGDLEGILSRDGTSRVREYYISRYPFVR; encoded by the exons ATGGCTGCCCAATACCACGACCAAGAAAACCATGAACACCAAAATCACAACCAAGAACAGCCAGTCAGTGATCATCAGCGTTATGAGAAGTTGTTGTCCTCATATTTAGGCCTCACTTTCGCAATTTTTCTCGGGTCCTTGCCTAAAAACTCCATCTCTTTGCTCTCTACACTccaagaaaataataaagctcTCACCTTTGAGCTCAGGCGAGCTGAAGAGCAGCTGAGGCAACTTCTCTCGAGAAGGAAAGAGGACTCAAAGGCTAATGCAAGAGTTGTCGAAATCTTTGCCAGCCACAGACACGCATGGCAGCAGGAAGAGAAGAGACTGTTGCAGCAGATCGATGAGGGCAGTGAAGAAATAGCGTTCTTGAAGGGTAAAATTGAAGAGTTTGAAAGTGTGAGGGCTGAATTGGAGGGTAACGTTCAAGATTTGAAAAGGGAAGTTGGTGAGAGAGATGAAATGCTGGATTTTGTGAGCAGAAGTAACTTTGAGGTAGAGGGTAGTAGTGGAGATTGCTATAGTGACATGGAGGTGAGGTATGGGAAAGATGGGGTGTCAGAAGGGGTTGAGTTGGGAGTAGAAGAGTGTTTTCTGGGAGCTGGGTTGGATGAAACGGGAACTGTTTATGGGCAGAGTACGAGAGGGTTTACTTCAGATTTCTTGAATTCTGCAACTTCAAAAATCTGGTCTGAAAAAGCAAGTCCCTGGCAG AATATGCAATATGAATCCCTTGAATCACAATACAATATGAAGCATTTTGTGGCTAG AAGAGACTCGCCTTGGAAGGTTGATGCGGACTCTACTGGAGTTTCCTCTAAACTAAAATTACTCGAGCAAGAACTGCTAAATTTGGAAAGAATCGGCAAGACAGATCTATCAAAGGTGCCATCTCAAATGAGAAAACAGGCCAAGAGGTATCAAACATTGGCAGGAAAAATTGATGATCTGTGCACAAAAATG CAAGCTAGTGATCCCTGCGAGCCCACCATCAGTTCAGACTTCCGTACACAGAGACAAACAGAGTTTTTACTTGAAGCATTTCGACTACAGCAACGTGCTTCTGAAACTAATCAGAAACTGATGGCTTTACAAACTGAAGCTGGAAAATCTTACCATGGAGAGGATTTCGAAGGCCAGGCTAAACTAACCACGATGCGAGCCATGGGCTCTAtcagaaacaacttcaaagaAATCCAGAGAAATTTAGAGATATGGCTGGCCAGAATAATAGGAGATCTTGAAGGCATTTTGTCCAGAGACGGTACTTCTCGTGTAAGAGAGTACTACATCTCTAGGTACCCTTTTGTTCGATGA
- the LOC142552272 gene encoding uncharacterized protein LOC142552272 isoform X2: protein MAAQYHDQENHEHQNHNQEQPVSDHQRYEKLLSSYLGLTFAIFLGSLPKNSISLLSTLQENNKALTFELRRAEEQLRQLLSRRKEDSKANARVVEIFASHRHAWQQEEKRLLQQIDEGSEEIAFLKGKIEEFESVRAELEGNVQDLKREVGERDEMLDFVSRSNFEVEGSSGDCYSDMEVRYGKDGVSEGVELGVEECFLGAGLDETGTVYGQSTRGFTSDFLNSATSKIWSEKASPWQNMQYESLESQYNMKHFVARDSPWKVDADSTGVSSKLKLLEQELLNLERIGKTDLSKVPSQMRKQAKRYQTLAGKIDDLCTKMQASDPCEPTISSDFRTQRQTEFLLEAFRLQQRASETNQKLMALQTEAGKSYHGEDFEGQAKLTTMRAMGSIRNNFKEIQRNLEIWLARIIGDLEGILSRDGTSRVREYYISRYPFVR from the exons ATGGCTGCCCAATACCACGACCAAGAAAACCATGAACACCAAAATCACAACCAAGAACAGCCAGTCAGTGATCATCAGCGTTATGAGAAGTTGTTGTCCTCATATTTAGGCCTCACTTTCGCAATTTTTCTCGGGTCCTTGCCTAAAAACTCCATCTCTTTGCTCTCTACACTccaagaaaataataaagctcTCACCTTTGAGCTCAGGCGAGCTGAAGAGCAGCTGAGGCAACTTCTCTCGAGAAGGAAAGAGGACTCAAAGGCTAATGCAAGAGTTGTCGAAATCTTTGCCAGCCACAGACACGCATGGCAGCAGGAAGAGAAGAGACTGTTGCAGCAGATCGATGAGGGCAGTGAAGAAATAGCGTTCTTGAAGGGTAAAATTGAAGAGTTTGAAAGTGTGAGGGCTGAATTGGAGGGTAACGTTCAAGATTTGAAAAGGGAAGTTGGTGAGAGAGATGAAATGCTGGATTTTGTGAGCAGAAGTAACTTTGAGGTAGAGGGTAGTAGTGGAGATTGCTATAGTGACATGGAGGTGAGGTATGGGAAAGATGGGGTGTCAGAAGGGGTTGAGTTGGGAGTAGAAGAGTGTTTTCTGGGAGCTGGGTTGGATGAAACGGGAACTGTTTATGGGCAGAGTACGAGAGGGTTTACTTCAGATTTCTTGAATTCTGCAACTTCAAAAATCTGGTCTGAAAAAGCAAGTCCCTGGCAG AATATGCAATATGAATCCCTTGAATCACAATACAATATGAAGCATTTTGTGGCTAG AGACTCGCCTTGGAAGGTTGATGCGGACTCTACTGGAGTTTCCTCTAAACTAAAATTACTCGAGCAAGAACTGCTAAATTTGGAAAGAATCGGCAAGACAGATCTATCAAAGGTGCCATCTCAAATGAGAAAACAGGCCAAGAGGTATCAAACATTGGCAGGAAAAATTGATGATCTGTGCACAAAAATG CAAGCTAGTGATCCCTGCGAGCCCACCATCAGTTCAGACTTCCGTACACAGAGACAAACAGAGTTTTTACTTGAAGCATTTCGACTACAGCAACGTGCTTCTGAAACTAATCAGAAACTGATGGCTTTACAAACTGAAGCTGGAAAATCTTACCATGGAGAGGATTTCGAAGGCCAGGCTAAACTAACCACGATGCGAGCCATGGGCTCTAtcagaaacaacttcaaagaAATCCAGAGAAATTTAGAGATATGGCTGGCCAGAATAATAGGAGATCTTGAAGGCATTTTGTCCAGAGACGGTACTTCTCGTGTAAGAGAGTACTACATCTCTAGGTACCCTTTTGTTCGATGA
- the LOC142552271 gene encoding formin-like protein 14, which produces MSLLSRFFYKRPPDGLLELSDRVYVFDSCFSTEVLPDEVYQLYLHEIINELHEEFPQSSFLAFNFREGQKKSRFAEMLCEYDVTVMDYPRQYEGCPLLPLSLIHHFLRVSESWLSLGSCQNVVLIHCERGGWPLLAFVLASFLVFRKLHSSERKTLEMVYREGPRGLLQLLSPLNPFPSQLRYLQYISRRNLSIEWPPPERPLSLDCLILRAIPRFDNQKGCRPIIRIFGRNLLSKDGLSTQMLYSMHKKGRHVRHYRQKDSDVIKIDIQCLVQGDVVLECVHLDMDPEREVMMFRIMFNTAFIRSNILMLNCENLDILWDSKARFPKAFRAEILFGDVENSSPAKSHTTMLNGEEKGGLPIEAFSRVQELFHGVDWIDTNDDTALWFLKQLSVFNDVKDLSMLRRMGGYPESVDSEEENNASSVADSLDYLDPEKPSAPEVNMLNDHSFLEFTSDRVSDFRLSEDHMQPSLLMDPIEPVTSSDIQFDYVFLPEPSNEMEVPCNASPTLQSTFQTSSISDTNISESASPPHPLSSTRPSPHLPHSPSSPKVDSGTESSQPPLTNYGEGLSPSSPIGSRKIQSFAPSSLPPPPTIHGYIPPPPPPPPPPTSSKVPLPPPPPPISSTKGQQLSLPPPPPPPPPPPPPTLISFSEGASLLLPTVGSNIEPPLRRPMRSSSEEFPIVHSRDKYSKRTSPPPSLRNSSEITHPASPLPSSKVPPPAPPPLPASKSSHLTLLVPPPPPPPTPPPPPPPPSVDNAKMSISAPLPTSRSPLQSSLPVVSEALAETALSKTTSYCSLPAPAPPPDHTLAPTPPPLLLICGSTSTPPSVRGSAPTPPPPPPIRGLAPTLPPPPVRGSVAFAPPPPPLRGSAPLAPPPPPIRGSAPSPPPPPPLRGLAPSPPPPPPLRGLAPTPPPPPLRGSAPTPPPPPLIRGSAPAAPPPPLIRGSAPAPPPPPLVRASTPTPAPGRIPAPAPPLPPIIGSAPTPPPLHRGQGAGPAPPLPGEKISNAPPAPPPSHGRGRALSSPKGRASTGTSIPPKKTSLKPLHWVKVTRAIQGSLWADSQKQESQSRAPEIDITELESLFSVASTSEGPNKGGGSRGSKISKPEKVQLVDLRRAYNCEIMLTKVKIPLPEMINAILALDSSALDIDQVENLIKFCPTKEEMETLKNYNGDKNMLGKCEQFFMELMKVPRVESKLRVFAFTITFSSQVEDLKLNLNIINDASKEVKESLKLRQIMQTILTLGNALNQGTARGSAVGFKLDSLLKLSDTRARNNKMTLMHYLCKIISEKLPELLDFTKDLVHLEPASKIQLKSLAEEMQAVSKGLEKVEQELTASENDGSVSLGFRQVLKSFLDIAEAEVRSLITLYSEVGRNADSLSQYFGEDPARCPFEQVTQILVVFTKMFSKAHEENEQQADAEKRKLEKEALKEQAVANSPARKDGVDALRAKLNSRN; this is translated from the exons ATGTCGTTGCTGAGTAGATTCTTTTACAAAAGACCTCCAGATGGTTTGCTCGAACTTTCTGATAGAGTGTACG TTTTTGATTCGTGTTTCTCCACCGAAGTACTGCCTGACGAAGTATACCAGCTATATCTACATGAAATCATTAATGAATTGCACGAAGAGTTTCCACAATCCTCTTTTCTTGCTTTCAATTTTCGGGAAGGGCAGAAGAAAAGCCGGTTTGCAGAGATGTTGTGTGAATATGATGTCACGGTTATGGATTACCCAAGACAGTATGAGGGCTGTCCTTTACTGCCATTATCCCTGATTCACCATTTCCTTCGTGTGAGCGAGAGCTGGCTTTCTCTTGGAAGTTGCCAAAACGTAGTTTTGATTCATTGTGAGAGAGGGGGCTGGCCACTTCTAGCGTTTGTGTTAGCTAGTTTCTTAGTCTTCAGGAAGTTGCATAGCAGTGAGAGGAAGACTCTTGAAATGGTTTATCGAGAAGGTCCAAGAGGTTTGTTGCAGTTGTTGTCCCCATTGAATCCTTTTCCATCCCAACTTCGATACTTGCAATACATATCACGGAGAAATCTGTCCATTGAATGGCCTCCGCCTGAGCGACCTCTTTCATTAGACTGCCTAATTCTTCGTGCAATTCCAAGGTTCGATAATCAAAAAGGTTGCAGACCTATTATCCGCATTTTTGGTAGAAATCTCCTTAGCAAGGATGGATTGTCGACCCAAATGCTTTATTCTATGCATAAAAAGGGCAGACATGTTCGACATTATCGCCAA AAGGACAGTGATGTAATTAAGATTGACATACAATGTTTGGTGCAAGGAGATGTGGTATTGGAGTGTGTTCATTTAGACATGGATCCAGAAAGGGAAGTTATGATGTTTCGTATAATGTTCAATACAGCTTTTATTCGGTCcaatattttgatgttaaacTGTGAGAACTTGGATATTCTTTGGGACTCAAAGGCAAGGTTTCCCAAAGCCTTTAGGGCAGAG ATCCTATTTGGAGATGTCGAGAACAGTTCTCCAGCCAAATCTCACACTACTATGTTAAATGGTGAGGAGAAAGGTGGACTGCCTATTGAAGCATTCTCCAGGGTGCAAGAACTGTTTCATGGTGTAGATTGGATTGATACTAATGACGATACTGCTTTATGGTTTCTAAAGCAATTATCTGTTTTTAATGATGTCAAAGATTTGTCAATGTTGCGCAGAATGGGTGGTTATCCTGAATCAGTTGATTCCGAAGAGGAAAACAATGCATCTAGTGTTGCTGACAGTCTTGATTATCTCGATCCAGAGAAACCTAGTGCACCTGAAGTAAATATGCTCAATGACCATTCATTCTTGGAGTTCACTTCAGATAGAGTCTCTGATTTCAGACTCTCCGAGGATCATATGCAGCCATCATTGCTAATGGATCCGATTGAACCTGTTACCTCCAGTGATATTCAGTTTGATTATGTTTTTTTGCCTGAGCCGTCAAATGAAATGGAAGTTCCATGCAATGCTTCCCCAACATTGCAGTCTACATTTCAGACTTCCTCAATTTCTGATACAAACATATCTGAATCTGCATCACCACCGCATCCTCTTTCTAGTACAAGACCTTCACCACATCTTCCCCACTCACCTTCTTCTCCAAAGGTCGATTCTGGCACAGAATCTTCTCAACCACCTCTTACTAATTATGGTGAAGGACTTTCTCCATCTTCCCCTATTGGATCGAGAAAAATACAGTCATTCGCTCCTTCATCTCTGCCACCTCCTCCTACAATACATGGTTATataccaccaccaccaccacctccacctccacctacTTCTAGCAAAGTACCTCTGCCACCTCCTCCACCCCCTATAAGTTCTACAAAAGGACAACAGTTATCCttaccaccaccaccaccaccaccaccaccaccaccaccacctacTCTCATCAGTTTTAGTGAAGGAGCTTCTCTCCTCTTGCCTACTGTGGGTTCTAATATAGAACCTCCTCTCCGTCGCCCTATGCGCAGTTCAAGTGAAGAATTCCCTATTGTTCATTCACGTGATAAATATTCTAAAAGAACTTCACCTCCGCCTTCATTACGTAACAGTAGTGAAATCACTCATCCGGCATCTCCTTTACCTTCTTCAAAAGTCCCTCCCCCTGCCCCACCACCTCTACCTGCTTCTAAATCCAGTCATTTAACTCTCTTAGTGCCTCCCCCTCCCCCACCCCCAACCCCACCCCCACCCCCACCCCCACCATCTGTTGACAATGCTAAAATGTCGATTTCAGCTCCTCTACCCACCTCCAGATCTCCACTACAAAGTTCACTTCCAGTTGTGTCCGAAGCATTGGCAGAAACTGCTCTTTCGAAAACTACAAGTTATTGTTCTCTTCCAGCTCCAGCTCCTCCTCCTGACCACACTTTAGCACCCACCCCACCTCCATTACTTCTGATTTGTGGATCAACATCCACTCCACCTTCGGTTCGTGGATCAGCACCCACCCCACCTCCACCACCTCCCATTCGTGGTTTAGCTCCCACCCTACCTCCACCTCCAGTTCGTGGTTCGGTAGCCTTCGCACCTCCGCCACCTCCACTTCGTGGTTCAGCACCCCTCGCACCTCCGCCACCTCCAATTCGTGGTTCGGCACCCTCTCCACCTCCGCCACCCCCACTTCGTGGTTTGGCACCCTCTCCACCTCCGCCACCCCCACTTCGTGGTTTGGCACCCACTCCACCGCCACCCCCACTTCGTGGTTCGGCACCcactccacctccaccacctcTAATTCGTGGTTCGGCACCTGCTGCACCTCCACCGCCTCTAATTCGTGGTTCGGCACCTGCTCCACCTCCACCGCCTCTAGTCCGTGCTTCTACACCCACGCCAGCTCCCGGGCGCATCCCGGCGCCTGCCCCTCCGCTACCTCCGATTATTGGTTCAGCGCCAACTCCACCTCCACTACATCGTGGTCAAGGTGCAGGACCAGCTCCACCTCTTCCTGGTGAAAAAATCTCCAATGCACCACCAGCTCCACCTCCATCTCATGGAAGAGGAAGAGCCTTGTCATCTCCCAAAGGTCGAGCCTCCACTGGTACTTCAATTCCCCCTAAGAAAACTTCACTGAAGCCATTGCATTGGGTTAAAGTTACTCGGGCAATACAAGGTAGTTTATGGGCTGATTCTCAGAAGCAGGAAAGTCAGTCAAG GGCACCTGAAATTGATATTACAGAACTTGAGAGTCTTTTCTCGGTGGCTTCTACTTCAGAAGGTCCTAATAAGGGTGGGGGCTCACGTGGTTCTAAAATCAGCAAGCCAGAAAAAGTGCAATTG GTTGATTTGCGTAGAGCTTATAATTGTGAGATTATGCTCACAAAAGTTAAGATTCCCCTGCCAGAAATGATT AATGCCATTCTGGCTTTGGATTCTTCTGCTCTGGACATTGATCAAGTTGAGAATCTTATAAAATTCTGTCCTACCAAAGAAGAAATGGAGACACTGAAG AATTACAATGGGGACAAAAATATGCTTGGGAAGTGTGAACAG TTTTTCATGGAACTAATGAAAGTCCCACGAGTGGAATCCAAATTAAGAGTATTTGCCTTTACAATTACTTTTTCTAGCCAG GTGGAGGACTTAAAACTTAACCTTAACATTATCAATGATGCTTCTAAAGag GTGAAGGAATCCTTGAAATTGCGTCAGATTATGCAGACAATTCTTACTTTGGGAAATGCATTGAATCAGGGTACTGCACGAG GATCTGCTGTGGGATTCAAGTTGGACAGTCTTCTTAAACTTTCTGATACACGTGCAAGAAACAATAAAATGACCTTAATGCATTACCTCTGTAAG ATTATTTCTGAGAAACTTCCGGAGTTGCTAGATTTCACCAAGGATCTTGTACATTTGGAACCTGCCTCCAAG ATACAACTGAAGTCTTTGGCTGAAGAAATGCAAGCAGTTAGCAAAGGACTGGAGAAGGTTGAGCAGGAACTCACTGCGTCTGAGAATGATGGTTCTGTTTCCTTGGGCTTTCGACAG GTCTTGAAAAGCTTCCTTGATATTGCTGAGGCTGAAGTGAGGTCACTTATCACCCTGTACTCCGAAGTG GGAAGAAATGCAGATTCACTGTCACAGTATTTCGGGGAAGATCCAGCAAGATGCCCATTTGAGCAAG TGACTCAAATTTTGGTTGTTTTCACTAAGATGTTCTCTAAGGCCCATGAGGAAAATGAGCAGCAAGCTGATGCTGAAAAAAGAAAATTGGAAAAGGAAGCTCTGAAGGAGCAAGCTGTAGCCAATTCACCAGCAAGGAAGGATGGTGTAGATGCTCTTCGCGCAAAACTCAACTCTCGTAATTAG